A stretch of the Marivirga tractuosa DSM 4126 genome encodes the following:
- a CDS encoding agmatinase family protein: MTKKQEIINAFDPNGIGNVDNIFALPFDEKTADLILIPVPWEVTVSYEAGTAQGPQHILEASTQVDLYQKDIIDAWKMGIQMLPINQDLLTKSNKHRIMAEEYIGLLESGEENSDKGKNLLKEVNSVCSEMVEWVKTESLKQLDKHKLLGLVGGDHSTPLGAVQALATNHETFGVLQIDAHMDFRKAYENFQYSHASISYNMLQTVPQIEKMVQVGIRDFCEEEIKFAEKQGERVSVFYDDDIKVGMFEGESWTIICDRIIKELPNEVYITFDIDGLRPELCPNTGTPVPGGISYSEIIYLLTRLVKNGKKIIGFDLNEVAPGENTDWNGNVGARILYRLCNLMGVSQGKLEWDESF; the protein is encoded by the coding sequence ATGACGAAGAAACAGGAAATAATCAATGCCTTTGACCCCAACGGAATCGGCAATGTAGATAATATTTTTGCTTTACCTTTTGATGAAAAAACTGCAGATTTAATTTTAATTCCCGTTCCATGGGAAGTGACTGTATCTTATGAAGCGGGTACAGCACAAGGGCCACAACATATTCTGGAAGCCTCCACACAAGTCGATTTATATCAGAAAGATATTATTGATGCCTGGAAAATGGGAATTCAAATGCTCCCAATCAATCAGGATTTATTGACCAAAAGCAATAAGCATCGCATAATGGCGGAGGAATATATTGGCTTATTGGAATCAGGAGAAGAAAATAGCGATAAAGGAAAAAACCTATTAAAGGAAGTCAACTCGGTTTGTTCTGAAATGGTAGAATGGGTAAAAACCGAGTCTTTAAAGCAATTGGATAAGCATAAACTCTTAGGACTAGTAGGCGGTGACCACAGTACGCCTTTAGGCGCAGTTCAAGCTTTAGCAACCAATCATGAAACTTTTGGCGTACTTCAAATTGATGCCCATATGGATTTCAGGAAAGCTTATGAGAATTTTCAATATTCTCATGCCTCCATCTCTTATAATATGTTGCAAACAGTTCCGCAAATCGAAAAAATGGTTCAGGTAGGGATTCGGGATTTTTGCGAAGAAGAAATCAAATTTGCTGAAAAGCAAGGGGAAAGAGTGAGTGTTTTCTATGATGATGATATAAAAGTGGGCATGTTTGAAGGGGAATCTTGGACTATCATCTGCGATAGAATCATAAAAGAATTACCAAATGAAGTTTATATCACATTCGATATTGATGGTTTAAGACCTGAATTATGTCCCAATACCGGTACGCCAGTGCCAGGAGGCATTAGCTATTCCGAAATCATTTATTTATTGACTAGGTTGGTTAAAAACGGCAAGAAAATCATTGGCTTTGATTTGAATGAAGTCGCTCCAGGAGAAAACACGGATTGGAATGGCAATGTAGGCGCTAGGATTTTATACCGCTTATGCAATTTAATGGGTGTCTCTCAAGGAAAGCTGGAATGGGATGAAAGTTTTTAA
- a CDS encoding GNAT family N-acetyltransferase, with amino-acid sequence MKIEIKEKQHTGKLFVGDENDPKAEMKFTKESGNILNVKHTEVSEELKGQSVGRKLLDHLAEKARNENFKLKADCSYVQHVFNKYDDYKDVQL; translated from the coding sequence ATGAAAATAGAAATAAAAGAAAAACAACATACAGGAAAGCTTTTTGTTGGGGATGAAAACGATCCTAAAGCAGAAATGAAGTTTACAAAAGAAAGTGGAAACATTCTAAATGTGAAGCATACCGAAGTTTCAGAGGAATTAAAAGGTCAAAGTGTTGGTAGAAAATTATTAGATCATTTGGCTGAAAAAGCAAGGAATGAAAACTTTAAGTTAAAAGCCGACTGTTCATATGTTCAGCATGTTTTCAATAAATATGATGATTATAAAGATGTTCAGCTTTGA
- a CDS encoding SixA phosphatase family protein: MVKDLYLIRHGEAEEPTAGLKDVERQLTAKGLQDASKVGMYLKQKEFHPDLMLHSIAERTTQTMYRINEQLGVKTDHIEASEDVYEASARIMLRVISEIPAEMRSAIIICHNPSITYISEYITGSEVGYVEPAGMVHIQIPYSSWSEVSEKNCDLIEYIRPEDIQ, encoded by the coding sequence ATGGTTAAAGATCTTTACTTAATTCGCCATGGCGAGGCAGAAGAACCAACTGCCGGCTTAAAAGATGTGGAACGCCAATTAACTGCAAAGGGTTTGCAGGATGCCTCAAAAGTAGGTATGTACTTAAAACAAAAAGAATTTCACCCTGATTTAATGTTGCATAGCATTGCCGAAAGGACAACGCAAACTATGTACAGAATAAATGAACAATTAGGTGTTAAAACAGATCATATTGAAGCATCGGAAGATGTTTATGAAGCTTCAGCACGCATTATGTTGCGCGTGATCTCGGAAATCCCAGCAGAAATGCGTTCTGCAATCATTATTTGCCATAATCCTTCCATTACCTACATTTCTGAATACATAACAGGCTCGGAAGTAGGCTATGTGGAACCGGCTGGCATGGTGCATATACAAATTCCTTATTCCTCTTGGTCGGAGGTATCGGAAAAAAATTGTGATTTAATAGAATATATTAGACCAGAAGATATTCAATAA
- the panB gene encoding 3-methyl-2-oxobutanoate hydroxymethyltransferase gives MSVHKKPIKKITTHQLQEMKNRGEKISMLTAYDFSMAKLVDASGVDVILVGDSASNVMAGHETTLPITLDQMIYHASAVVRAVERALVVVDIPFGSYQGNSSEALRSSIRIMKESGGHAVKMEGGAEIQESIKRILSAGIPVMGHLGLTPQSIYKFGTYTVRAKEEEEAEKLIADAKILEECGCFSIVLEKIPAELAKRVAKEVNIPIIGIGAGPYVDGQVLVLHDVLGITTEFKPRFLRHYARLDTVITEAIGKYVEDVKNIEFPNEDEMY, from the coding sequence ATGTCAGTTCATAAGAAACCCATTAAGAAAATTACTACACATCAATTGCAGGAGATGAAAAACCGAGGCGAGAAGATATCGATGCTTACGGCATATGATTTCTCGATGGCAAAATTAGTGGATGCTTCGGGTGTAGATGTTATTTTAGTGGGTGATTCGGCTTCAAACGTCATGGCTGGACATGAAACCACGTTACCCATCACCCTTGATCAAATGATTTACCATGCTTCTGCTGTTGTTAGGGCAGTTGAAAGAGCTTTAGTAGTGGTTGATATTCCTTTTGGTTCTTATCAAGGAAATTCTTCAGAGGCATTACGTTCTTCCATTCGTATTATGAAGGAATCTGGAGGACATGCCGTAAAAATGGAGGGTGGTGCAGAAATTCAAGAATCTATCAAAAGGATATTAAGTGCAGGTATTCCAGTGATGGGGCATTTGGGCTTAACTCCGCAATCTATTTATAAGTTTGGAACCTATACCGTCAGAGCAAAAGAAGAAGAGGAAGCAGAAAAATTAATTGCAGATGCTAAAATACTGGAGGAATGTGGTTGTTTTAGTATCGTATTGGAGAAGATACCTGCTGAACTTGCTAAAAGAGTAGCCAAAGAAGTAAATATACCAATTATAGGGATCGGTGCTGGTCCTTATGTTGATGGGCAAGTGCTGGTTTTACATGATGTTTTAGGAATCACCACAGAATTTAAACCGCGGTTCTTGCGCCACTACGCACGATTGGATACGGTTATTACTGAAGCTATCGGTAAATATGTGGAAGATGTTAAGAATATAGAATTCCCTAATGAGGATGAGATGTATTAA
- a CDS encoding PAS domain-containing sensor histidine kinase: MNISKENISLEKENLQLKNELAGVKKKLAQYQYAAAGANEGLWDRNLITGEVFISPPWITMLGFQKDDSIEKSQLWENLLHPEDKENAVNSLEEFISGKRQEYNIQFRLKHQKGHYIWVQSTAQLTLDKDGQPIRVSGSHRDITEKKRSEEIIKTSEQKYKHFFQNSLIGIMRVRKSDLEVTEINQKGLNILALSEKKRHMKMTDPFKDKEDVNKFLEQLTDRESIEEFEAKFERWDESETWVSISALEIESEETAYYDIIFRDISEFKENLVELQRLNFELDNFVYHASHDIRSPLRSLMGLIDILKTETRTGEIRKIIEMITGSINRLDKFVVDLLAMSRDNRLEEPDTVPINFMVEVNNSITNFHHVYTTKNLEIRTKIIQWYPFYSDLTKIRIILNNLISNSIKYRKVLENEKEFSYINITIETSEKEAEIIIEDNGEGIPKDKLQKIFDMFYRASENSEGSGLGMYIVKNVIKKLNAKIDVDSKEGVGTKFTIKVPNSFKLENSK; the protein is encoded by the coding sequence ATGAATATTAGTAAAGAAAATATCTCTTTGGAAAAGGAAAATCTTCAATTAAAGAATGAATTAGCAGGGGTCAAGAAAAAGCTTGCACAATATCAATATGCAGCAGCTGGAGCTAATGAAGGTTTATGGGATCGAAATCTCATCACCGGAGAGGTGTTCATTTCCCCACCTTGGATTACGATGCTAGGCTTCCAAAAGGATGATTCAATAGAAAAATCTCAATTGTGGGAGAATTTATTGCATCCTGAAGATAAAGAGAATGCTGTAAATTCATTAGAGGAATTTATTTCAGGTAAACGGCAAGAATATAATATTCAATTTCGTCTAAAGCACCAAAAAGGCCATTATATCTGGGTGCAATCCACCGCTCAATTAACTCTGGATAAAGACGGTCAACCAATCAGGGTTTCGGGTTCTCATCGAGACATCACTGAAAAAAAGCGTAGTGAGGAGATTATAAAAACGAGTGAGCAAAAGTATAAGCATTTCTTTCAAAACTCCCTGATTGGCATCATGAGAGTGCGCAAATCAGATTTAGAAGTTACAGAAATCAATCAAAAGGGATTAAATATTTTGGCTCTTTCTGAGAAAAAGCGTCACATGAAGATGACTGATCCCTTCAAGGATAAAGAAGATGTTAATAAGTTTTTAGAACAATTAACAGATAGAGAATCTATAGAGGAGTTTGAAGCCAAATTTGAAAGGTGGGATGAGTCCGAAACCTGGGTTTCTATTTCTGCATTAGAGATAGAATCAGAGGAAACAGCTTATTATGATATTATTTTCCGAGATATAAGCGAGTTTAAGGAAAATCTTGTAGAACTCCAGCGTTTAAACTTTGAGTTGGATAATTTCGTTTATCACGCTTCTCACGATATTAGGAGTCCATTGAGATCATTAATGGGCTTAATAGATATTTTAAAAACCGAAACTCGAACAGGTGAAATCCGGAAAATAATTGAAATGATTACCGGAAGCATCAATAGGTTAGATAAATTTGTGGTAGATTTATTGGCCATGTCAAGGGATAATCGCTTAGAGGAGCCAGACACTGTGCCGATTAATTTTATGGTGGAGGTGAATAACAGTATCACGAATTTTCATCATGTTTATACCACCAAAAACCTGGAAATAAGAACAAAAATTATTCAATGGTATCCTTTTTATTCTGACTTAACAAAGATTAGAATCATACTTAATAATTTAATTTCTAATTCTATTAAGTATAGGAAAGTTTTGGAGAATGAGAAGGAGTTCTCATACATAAATATTACGATCGAAACTTCTGAAAAAGAAGCTGAAATTATAATTGAAGATAATGGGGAAGGGATTCCTAAAGATAAACTTCAAAAAATATTTGATATGTTCTATCGGGCTTCTGAAAATAGTGAAGGAAGTGGTCTAGGAATGTATATAGTGAAAAATGTCATTAAAAAATTAAACGCAAAGATAGACGTTGATTCAAAAGAAGGAGTAGGTACGAAATTTACCATTAAAGTTCCAAATAGTTTCAAATTAGAGAATTCTAAATAA
- a CDS encoding NADP-dependent isocitrate dehydrogenase — MSKTAKILYTKTDEAPALATYSFLPIIKAFTDSAGVVVETRDISLAGRIISQFPERLKPEQQINDDLAELGEIAKTPEANIVKLPNISASIPQLKAAIRELQSLGYDLPDYPDEPENDDEKKVKAKYDNVKGSAVNPVLREGNSDRRAPKAVKEFAQKHPHSMGEWSKDSKSHVASMSEGDFYGSEKSLTLPSATEVKIELKTKSGDVKELKSGLKLQEGEIIDAAVMSASALRAFLKEQKEEAKKAGVLFSIHMKATMMKVSDPIIFGHAVKAFFEPVFEKHQATLDDLGVDVNNGFASLLSQIEELPEDKRSEIEADIEACYNDGPDLAMVNSDKGITNLHVPSDVIIDASMPAMIRTSGQMWNKDNKTQDTKAIIPDRSYAGVYQETIDFCKKNGALNPATMGSVSNVGLMAQKAEEYGSHDKTFEIPEAGTVEVKDSNGNVLLSHEVAEGDIWRMCQVKDAPIRDWVKLGVNRAKDTGNPAVFWLDSNRSHDSELIKKVNEYLKDHDTNGLDIRIMNPVEATRFSFERIVEGKDTISVTGNVLRDYLTDLFPILEVGTSAKMLSIVPLMNGGGLFETGAGGSAPKHVQQFMEEGHLRWDSLGEFLALAVSLDHLGKTFNNEKAKILGAALDNATSKFLDENKSPSRKVNEIDNRGSHFYLAMYWAEALANQDEDADLKKIFSRVAESMSLKEAIINEELIAAQGKAVDMGGYYKPEESVLIKQMRPSETLNQILESIVN, encoded by the coding sequence ATGTCTAAAACTGCAAAGATTTTATATACCAAAACAGACGAAGCTCCAGCTTTGGCAACCTATTCATTCCTACCTATCATAAAAGCATTTACCGATTCAGCTGGTGTAGTTGTTGAAACTAGAGATATTTCATTGGCAGGACGTATTATTTCTCAATTCCCTGAGCGATTAAAACCAGAACAACAAATTAATGACGATTTAGCGGAATTGGGTGAAATAGCTAAAACGCCTGAAGCCAATATTGTGAAACTTCCTAATATCAGTGCTTCTATTCCTCAATTGAAGGCTGCAATCAGGGAGTTACAATCGTTAGGTTATGATCTGCCTGATTATCCTGATGAGCCTGAAAATGATGATGAGAAGAAAGTAAAAGCTAAATATGACAATGTAAAAGGTAGTGCAGTAAACCCAGTATTAAGGGAAGGGAACTCTGATAGACGTGCTCCAAAAGCAGTTAAAGAATTTGCTCAAAAGCATCCTCATAGCATGGGAGAGTGGAGTAAAGATTCTAAAAGCCATGTGGCAAGTATGAGTGAAGGAGATTTTTACGGAAGTGAAAAATCACTCACTTTACCATCTGCAACAGAGGTAAAAATTGAATTGAAAACTAAATCCGGAGATGTTAAAGAATTAAAAAGTGGATTGAAACTTCAAGAAGGAGAGATTATTGATGCAGCTGTAATGAGTGCTTCTGCCTTGCGTGCGTTCTTAAAAGAGCAGAAAGAAGAAGCTAAAAAAGCTGGGGTTTTATTTTCAATTCATATGAAGGCAACGATGATGAAAGTATCAGACCCAATTATTTTCGGACATGCCGTAAAAGCTTTTTTTGAGCCTGTTTTTGAAAAACATCAAGCAACCTTGGATGATTTAGGTGTGGATGTCAACAATGGATTTGCTTCATTGCTATCTCAAATTGAAGAATTACCAGAAGATAAGAGAAGCGAAATTGAAGCTGATATTGAAGCTTGCTATAATGATGGGCCAGATTTAGCTATGGTAAATTCTGATAAAGGAATTACGAATCTGCACGTTCCTAGTGATGTAATTATTGATGCTTCTATGCCTGCCATGATCAGAACTTCAGGTCAGATGTGGAATAAAGATAACAAAACGCAAGACACAAAAGCCATTATTCCAGATAGAAGCTATGCAGGAGTATATCAAGAAACCATAGATTTCTGTAAGAAAAATGGTGCCTTGAATCCAGCTACTATGGGAAGTGTTTCCAATGTAGGATTGATGGCTCAGAAGGCAGAAGAATATGGCTCACACGATAAAACCTTCGAAATCCCTGAAGCTGGAACTGTTGAAGTTAAAGATTCTAATGGCAATGTTTTATTGAGTCACGAAGTAGCTGAAGGTGATATTTGGAGAATGTGCCAAGTGAAAGATGCACCTATTAGAGACTGGGTGAAATTAGGGGTAAACAGAGCTAAAGATACAGGAAATCCAGCTGTTTTCTGGTTGGATAGCAATCGTTCACATGATTCGGAATTGATCAAGAAAGTGAATGAATATTTAAAAGATCATGACACTAATGGTTTGGATATCAGAATCATGAACCCAGTTGAAGCCACTCGATTCTCATTTGAAAGAATAGTGGAAGGAAAAGATACCATCTCTGTTACAGGAAATGTATTGAGAGATTACTTAACCGATCTTTTCCCAATTTTAGAAGTAGGTACAAGTGCTAAAATGTTGTCAATCGTTCCATTAATGAATGGTGGAGGATTATTTGAAACGGGTGCAGGAGGTTCTGCTCCAAAGCACGTGCAACAATTCATGGAAGAAGGTCACTTAAGATGGGATTCATTGGGTGAGTTTTTAGCTTTGGCGGTATCATTAGATCATTTAGGAAAAACTTTCAATAATGAGAAAGCTAAAATATTGGGTGCTGCTTTAGATAATGCAACTTCAAAATTCTTAGATGAGAATAAATCGCCATCAAGGAAAGTCAATGAGATTGATAATAGAGGAAGTCATTTCTACCTAGCAATGTATTGGGCTGAAGCTTTAGCAAATCAGGATGAAGATGCTGATTTGAAAAAGATTTTCAGTCGAGTAGCAGAAAGCATGAGCCTAAAAGAAGCGATTATTAATGAAGAATTAATTGCAGCTCAAGGCAAAGCTGTTGACATGGGTGGGTACTACAAACCTGAAGAAAGTGTTTTAATTAAGCAAATGAGACCAAGTGAAACATTAAATCAAATACTTGAATCAATAGTTAATTAA
- the topA gene encoding type I DNA topoisomerase, with product MSKNLVIVESPAKAKTIEGYLGKDYKVLSSYGHVRDLPKGNNAIDIENGFKPTYEVSKDKKEVIKALIKEAKLAEMIYLATDDDREGEAISWHLKEALNLDDARTKRIVFREITKSAIQNAINSPKGIDIDLVNAQQARRILDRLVGFELSPILWKKIKTGLSAGRVQSVAVRIVVEREREIEKFKAESFFKIQAFFNVEGKELKAELPGRFKTEEEAMAFLEKCLDAEFSIGKLEKKPAKKTPAPPFTTSTLQQEASRKLGFSVSQTMTLAQRLYESGKISYMRTDSLNLSDEAKEGAAKEIKSEYGADYAHTRTFKTKSAGAQEAHEAIRPTNFATKEASSDYNEQRLYDLIWKRAIASQMSDAQIEKTNVSIDISNTDQTLSASGEVVKFEGFLKVYIESTDEEEEGETNVTKGMLPPLQVGQTLDLKRMQSREGFTRPPARYNEATLVKKLEEMGIGRPSTYAPTISTIQKRGYVNKEFRDGKDRKYVEMVLENGKINRSEKTEITGAEKNKLFPSNLAMVVNDFLVEHFPNVTDYNFTAKVEQEFDEIAKGEKIWNNMIKKFYGEFHQKVDDAESIERKDVNTGRELGVDPKTGKKVIVRLGKYGPLVQLGETPDSEDENAEKPKFASLRKGQFIESITLDDAMELFKLPRELGDYEDQKMVAAIGRFGPYIRHDGKFVSIPKGEDPLDITADRAIELIEEKRKADREKFIKSFDEDPDVQVLNGRWGPYIKFGKKNVKIPKDKEPAELTYQECVELAEKTPDKKGGRKAAPKKKATKKK from the coding sequence ATGTCGAAAAATTTAGTGATAGTGGAGTCACCAGCCAAAGCCAAAACTATTGAAGGTTATCTTGGAAAGGATTATAAAGTGCTTTCTAGTTATGGTCACGTTCGGGATTTGCCAAAAGGAAACAATGCCATCGACATTGAAAATGGGTTTAAACCTACTTACGAAGTATCTAAAGATAAAAAAGAAGTCATTAAGGCTTTGATAAAGGAAGCGAAATTAGCAGAAATGATCTATCTCGCGACTGATGATGACCGCGAGGGAGAAGCAATTTCATGGCATTTGAAAGAAGCTTTAAATTTAGATGATGCCAGAACCAAAAGAATTGTTTTTAGAGAAATTACAAAATCAGCCATTCAAAATGCGATCAATTCACCTAAAGGGATTGATATAGATTTAGTAAATGCACAACAAGCCAGAAGGATTTTAGACAGATTAGTGGGTTTTGAGCTTTCTCCAATTCTTTGGAAAAAAATCAAAACCGGACTTTCTGCTGGTCGAGTTCAATCTGTAGCTGTAAGAATTGTGGTGGAGAGAGAAAGAGAGATTGAAAAATTCAAAGCTGAATCATTTTTCAAAATACAGGCCTTCTTTAATGTAGAAGGTAAAGAATTAAAAGCAGAACTTCCGGGCAGATTCAAAACGGAGGAAGAAGCCATGGCATTTTTAGAGAAATGTCTGGACGCTGAATTTTCAATAGGAAAATTAGAGAAAAAGCCGGCTAAGAAAACTCCAGCGCCCCCGTTTACAACTTCCACTTTACAACAGGAAGCTTCCAGAAAATTAGGCTTTTCTGTTTCTCAAACCATGACTTTAGCGCAAAGGCTATATGAGTCAGGTAAAATTTCTTATATGAGAACCGATTCCTTGAATTTATCTGATGAAGCAAAGGAAGGTGCTGCCAAAGAAATTAAATCTGAGTACGGGGCGGATTACGCGCATACTAGAACCTTTAAGACAAAATCAGCTGGAGCGCAGGAAGCTCACGAAGCCATTCGTCCAACCAATTTTGCTACAAAAGAGGCTAGCAGCGATTACAATGAACAAAGGCTTTATGACCTGATTTGGAAGAGAGCTATTGCTTCTCAAATGTCAGATGCTCAAATTGAAAAGACTAATGTAAGTATTGATATCTCCAATACGGATCAAACCCTAAGTGCTAGTGGTGAGGTTGTAAAATTCGAAGGATTCTTAAAAGTTTATATTGAATCTACTGATGAGGAGGAAGAAGGCGAGACCAATGTGACAAAAGGCATGTTGCCTCCCTTACAAGTTGGGCAGACTTTGGATTTGAAAAGGATGCAATCGAGAGAAGGATTTACAAGACCGCCTGCTCGTTATAATGAAGCAACTTTAGTAAAAAAATTAGAAGAGATGGGAATTGGACGTCCTTCTACTTATGCGCCAACGATTTCGACTATTCAGAAAAGAGGCTATGTCAACAAAGAATTCCGTGATGGAAAAGATAGGAAATACGTTGAAATGGTATTGGAAAATGGGAAAATTAACCGTTCAGAGAAAACAGAAATAACCGGAGCAGAAAAGAATAAATTATTCCCAAGTAATCTAGCCATGGTAGTAAATGATTTCTTGGTGGAGCATTTTCCTAATGTTACAGATTATAATTTCACTGCGAAAGTAGAGCAAGAATTTGATGAAATTGCCAAAGGAGAGAAGATTTGGAACAATATGATCAAGAAATTCTATGGCGAGTTTCATCAAAAAGTGGATGATGCAGAAAGCATTGAAAGAAAAGATGTTAATACAGGTCGTGAGTTAGGAGTTGATCCTAAAACAGGTAAAAAAGTCATTGTCCGCTTAGGGAAATACGGCCCTTTAGTGCAATTGGGCGAAACGCCTGATTCTGAGGATGAAAATGCAGAAAAGCCAAAATTCGCTAGCTTAAGAAAAGGTCAGTTTATTGAAAGCATTACCTTAGATGATGCCATGGAGTTGTTCAAATTACCAAGGGAATTGGGTGATTACGAAGATCAGAAAATGGTAGCTGCCATTGGTCGTTTTGGTCCTTATATTCGTCACGATGGCAAATTTGTCAGCATTCCAAAAGGAGAGGATCCATTGGACATCACAGCGGATAGAGCCATTGAATTAATTGAAGAAAAACGAAAAGCAGATAGGGAAAAATTCATCAAAAGTTTCGATGAAGATCCTGATGTTCAAGTGTTGAATGGGAGATGGGGGCCTTACATTAAGTTCGGTAAAAAGAATGTTAAAATCCCTAAAGATAAAGAGCCAGCGGAGCTGACTTATCAAGAGTGTGTTGAGCTAGCCGAAAAAACTCCCGATAAAAAAGGAGGAAGAAAAGCGGCTCCAAAGAAGAAAGCAACTAAGAAAAAGTAG
- a CDS encoding DMT family transporter yields the protein MNKGILYMIIAGFLFATMNVFVKMLPNIPAIEIVFFRSLISFVMSFVYLRAIRVPVMGNNKKLLVARGAVGAVALTMYFYTLQNIPLGSAVTMQFLSPIFTSILGVFIVKERVHPKQWIFYIMAFAGLIIIQGFDPRISIEMFAIGIGSSIMAGLAYNIIRKINKTEHPLVIVFYFPLVTTPLTGLYSAFNWTMPVGEEWLILLAIGVLTQFAQYFMTMSYQSEDLSKVASLKYLTIVYALAYGYVFFDETYNWIVFSGIALILAGVILNVWFKNKIGKA from the coding sequence ATGAATAAAGGTATCCTTTACATGATTATTGCAGGTTTTTTGTTCGCAACCATGAACGTTTTCGTTAAAATGTTGCCCAATATTCCTGCGATTGAAATTGTATTTTTCCGATCTCTCATTTCTTTTGTCATGAGCTTTGTTTATCTCAGAGCCATAAGAGTTCCGGTGATGGGAAATAATAAGAAGCTTTTGGTGGCGAGAGGCGCAGTAGGGGCAGTGGCTTTAACCATGTATTTCTATACTTTGCAGAATATACCATTGGGCAGTGCGGTAACCATGCAATTCCTGTCTCCAATTTTCACTTCCATATTGGGGGTTTTTATTGTGAAAGAAAGGGTTCATCCTAAACAATGGATTTTCTACATCATGGCTTTTGCAGGCTTAATTATCATACAGGGATTCGATCCAAGGATTTCAATTGAAATGTTTGCTATTGGTATTGGCTCTTCTATCATGGCAGGTTTAGCCTACAATATCATTCGGAAAATCAATAAAACAGAACATCCTCTTGTCATTGTTTTTTATTTCCCTTTAGTTACTACTCCACTCACAGGTCTTTATTCTGCTTTTAATTGGACTATGCCAGTTGGTGAAGAATGGCTGATATTACTAGCAATTGGAGTATTAACTCAATTTGCCCAATATTTCATGACCATGTCTTATCAATCAGAAGATTTGTCAAAAGTAGCTAGCTTGAAATATTTAACCATTGTTTATGCACTTGCCTATGGATATGTATTCTTTGATGAGACCTATAATTGGATTGTTTTCTCAGGAATAGCCTTAATTTTGGCAGGTGTGATCTTAAATGTATGGTTCAAAAATAAAATAGGAAAGGCATAA